Proteins found in one Sporosarcina jeotgali genomic segment:
- a CDS encoding glycerol-3-phosphate dehydrogenase/oxidase: MKPFSHTNRTHSLQQLSTARYDVIVVGGGITGTGIALDAVSRGLKTLLIEMQDFAAGTSSRSTKLVHGGLRYLKQLEVKLVADVGKERAIVYENAPHVTHPEWMLLPFYKSGTFGKLSTSFGLQVYDFLAGVKKSERRKMLSKEEVLKHEPLLNEDGLIGGGEYVEYRTDDARLTMEVAKKAHEQGADLINYTKVTGFLYDEQGKVNGVQLVDQLTGDSYTAHGTIVVNAGGPWVEQVMSLDEKVEAHKLLLTKGVHLVFDRSVLPLHQPIYFDTPDGRMIFAIPRNGKTYVGTTDTVYEADLINPKMTDEDKEYLLRAITTMFPKAFVGMNDIESTWAGVRPLIQEEGKGTSEISRKDEVWESSTGLLTIAGGKLTGYRKMAEEITNSISKKLKTQGVKVGPCVTKTLRLSGGEFNRPGDYRAYVEDRAKELTKLGLSFQDGLNIASMYGTNANQVAQLVSHVNPSSQLPLAIQLTLLYSIEYEMAMTPVDYFMRRTGAIFFDIHWVEQWKAPVISYMKEVLNWSSEQTNQYREELEARLADAKG; this comes from the coding sequence ATGAAACCATTTTCGCACACGAATCGCACTCATAGTTTACAACAACTCTCAACCGCTCGTTACGATGTGATCGTCGTTGGAGGCGGGATTACTGGAACCGGAATTGCATTGGATGCTGTGTCGAGGGGATTAAAAACGCTGTTAATAGAAATGCAAGACTTCGCTGCAGGAACTTCGAGCCGCTCCACAAAATTGGTTCATGGAGGCCTTCGTTACTTAAAGCAGCTGGAAGTGAAACTAGTTGCGGATGTGGGTAAAGAGCGGGCAATTGTCTACGAAAATGCACCGCACGTGACACACCCCGAATGGATGCTTCTCCCGTTTTACAAAAGCGGAACGTTCGGGAAACTGTCGACGTCATTTGGTCTTCAAGTGTACGACTTTCTGGCGGGAGTAAAAAAGTCTGAACGCAGAAAAATGTTATCTAAAGAGGAAGTGCTCAAACACGAACCGCTCCTGAATGAGGACGGGTTGATTGGCGGCGGCGAATATGTGGAGTATCGCACAGACGATGCACGGCTAACGATGGAAGTCGCAAAAAAAGCCCATGAGCAAGGCGCAGATTTGATTAATTACACAAAAGTGACTGGGTTTTTATATGATGAACAAGGCAAAGTGAATGGTGTTCAACTGGTCGATCAGCTCACGGGCGATTCGTATACCGCACATGGCACAATTGTCGTGAATGCAGGCGGACCATGGGTAGAACAAGTGATGAGTCTTGACGAAAAAGTAGAAGCGCACAAATTATTGTTGACGAAAGGCGTTCATTTGGTATTCGATCGTTCCGTATTGCCACTCCATCAGCCGATTTACTTTGACACGCCAGACGGTCGAATGATCTTTGCGATTCCGCGCAATGGGAAAACGTATGTTGGCACTACGGACACAGTGTATGAAGCCGATTTGATTAATCCTAAAATGACTGATGAAGATAAAGAATATTTATTGCGAGCAATCACAACGATGTTCCCGAAAGCATTTGTCGGAATGAATGATATTGAGTCGACCTGGGCAGGAGTGCGTCCGCTAATCCAAGAAGAGGGAAAAGGAACATCTGAAATATCCCGAAAAGACGAAGTGTGGGAGTCGTCGACAGGCTTGTTAACCATCGCAGGTGGCAAGTTGACCGGATATCGGAAAATGGCCGAAGAAATCACCAATAGTATAAGCAAGAAATTGAAGACTCAAGGTGTTAAAGTAGGGCCATGTGTGACAAAAACTTTGCGTTTATCAGGCGGTGAGTTTAATAGACCCGGAGATTACCGGGCATACGTGGAAGACCGTGCAAAGGAACTGACGAAACTCGGTTTATCTTTCCAAGATGGCCTAAATATCGCTTCTATGTATGGTACAAATGCGAACCAAGTTGCACAACTTGTGAGCCATGTAAATCCATCTAGTCAACTCCCGCTCGCGATCCAACTGACATTGCTATACTCAATTGAGTACGAAATGGCCATGACACCAGTCGATTACTTCATGCGCAGAACAGGCGCAATCTTCTTCGATATTCACTGGGTGGAACAATGGAAAGCACCTGTCATTTCTTATATGAAGGAAGTTCTTAATTGGTCAAGTGAACAAACGAACCAGTACCGTGAAGAACTCGAAGCCAGACTGGCCGATGCAAAAGGGTAA
- a CDS encoding rhodanese-like domain-containing protein has protein sequence MKEITAQEVQQLLADKQPMHLIDVRETDEVESGKIPGVTHIPLGLLEFKLQDLDKKTPYTLVCRSGGRSGRAVQILEDHGYQATNMAGGMLAWDGPIE, from the coding sequence ATGAAAGAAATCACAGCACAAGAAGTACAGCAGCTGTTAGCTGACAAACAACCGATGCATTTAATTGACGTGCGTGAAACGGACGAAGTAGAAAGTGGCAAAATTCCCGGAGTTACGCATATTCCGCTCGGCCTGCTTGAATTCAAACTGCAAGACTTAGACAAAAAAACTCCATATACACTTGTGTGCCGCTCAGGCGGGAGAAGCGGCCGCGCCGTACAAATTCTTGAAGACCATGGATACCAAGCAACCAACATGGCTGGCGGAATGTTGGCTTGGGACGGACCGATTGAATAA